One stretch of candidate division WOR-3 bacterium DNA includes these proteins:
- a CDS encoding MiaB/RimO family radical SAM methylthiotransferase: MASVSVINIGCRLNQAEGDRLLSVFHSQLSTFHVPLFPCPADTAMQRFFCIPQVIRPEFFDKKELCIINTCAVTEQAVRTSLKHIKRWAKKTNCRVIVTGCLASIAKLKLQNIPGVDAVITQDEKVALLENTLANQPNYQVLSLPKRTRPLVKIQDGCPNECSFCIVRLIRGTPRSRSLTSILNEIADLVECGYKEIVLTGLNLGAYGRDFTNDYLQTVFSGIESQTKVPLIALLKSLPDNNCRFRLSSIEPDILITSFSVLSEFCDLWTSKRLCRHLHIPLQSGDNNILKLMRRKYTVEEYCNLIDKVYSKIPDVNIGTDIIVGFPNEDAKAFENTLKVVESLPLGYLHIFPYSVRPQTSASHLPDNVPQEEKKERVRILRDLSKKKANNFKKQFIGQELEFLVEQKPCLRPNINKAGNMMPVINALSDNYIRITLSPSEKYQPGNLYRIKVESEA, from the coding sequence ATGGCCTCTGTGTCCGTAATCAATATCGGCTGTCGTCTCAATCAAGCAGAAGGCGACAGGTTACTTTCTGTTTTCCACAGCCAACTTTCTACCTTTCACGTTCCGCTTTTCCCCTGTCCGGCCGATACAGCCATGCAACGATTTTTCTGCATTCCACAAGTGATAAGACCTGAATTTTTTGACAAAAAGGAATTATGCATCATCAATACTTGTGCTGTAACTGAACAAGCAGTGCGTACATCATTAAAACACATTAAACGATGGGCCAAAAAAACAAATTGTCGAGTAATTGTTACCGGTTGTTTAGCAAGTATCGCTAAACTAAAATTACAAAACATCCCTGGTGTCGATGCAGTAATTACTCAAGATGAAAAGGTTGCGTTATTAGAAAACACTCTTGCCAACCAACCAAATTACCAAGTTTTATCTTTACCTAAACGTACCCGACCCTTAGTTAAAATTCAAGACGGTTGTCCTAATGAATGTAGTTTTTGCATAGTTCGGCTAATTCGTGGTACACCGCGCTCTCGTTCGTTAACATCAATTCTGAATGAAATCGCTGATTTAGTAGAATGTGGCTATAAAGAAATTGTCTTGACCGGCCTGAACTTAGGTGCATATGGTCGAGATTTTACCAATGATTATCTTCAGACGGTGTTTAGTGGTATCGAATCTCAAACAAAAGTACCTTTAATCGCTCTATTAAAATCTTTACCTGATAACAATTGCCGATTCCGGCTGAGTTCCATTGAACCTGATATTCTTATTACATCATTTTCCGTTTTGAGCGAATTTTGCGATTTATGGACTTCAAAGCGCTTATGCCGCCATCTTCATATTCCTTTACAATCCGGTGATAATAACATTCTGAAATTAATGCGCCGAAAATATACAGTTGAAGAATATTGTAATCTAATTGACAAAGTATATTCTAAAATTCCTGATGTCAATATTGGAACCGATATCATTGTCGGTTTTCCTAATGAAGACGCTAAAGCATTTGAAAACACATTAAAAGTTGTTGAATCTTTACCTTTGGGTTATCTCCATATCTTTCCCTATTCGGTCCGACCCCAAACCTCCGCAAGTCATCTTCCGGATAATGTTCCCCAAGAAGAGAAAAAAGAAAGGGTTCGAATTTTACGAGATCTTTCTAAGAAAAAAGCGAACAATTTTAAAAAACAATTTATTGGTCAAGAGTTAGAATTCTTGGTTGAACAAAAACCGTGCTTAAGACCAAATATTAATAAGGCTGGAAATATGATGCCAGTCATTAATGCGCTAAGTGATAACTATATTAGAATTACACTTTCCCCATCGGAGAAGTATCAACCAGGCAATTTATATCGGATTAAAGTGGAGTCAGAAGCATAA
- a CDS encoding OmpH family outer membrane protein — MKTFCKRLKGTSVCLISLIIILCGSAQGKDQKIGYVDLNYVIDNYRAAVDAKRAYEAEIAKYRQRADSLKQIYERAQKELEDQRLILSEGGLNAKTLEIQQLKKQYEDYLNEVWGKSGRAEIKNRELIAPILQNIRNAVKKIANRDGFMLILDASESKIVYAQADLDITSKVLDELNKEYAPVSPPTTLQTPVAIFPIFEENTEAQEENIGNRMRTAIYELLKNVSKIRTISAGEVDNAIISRNISLTSRITESDVYAIARQLQVDYVITGIVSKSGKRVNFTIILSDPRAEKILAQESGEAARVEEIKQALANLWSRFSRYFK, encoded by the coding sequence ATGAAAACATTTTGTAAAAGGCTTAAGGGAACATCTGTCTGTCTAATATCTCTAATAATTATTTTATGTGGAAGCGCTCAAGGTAAAGACCAGAAAATCGGCTATGTTGACTTAAATTATGTAATTGATAACTATCGAGCCGCTGTTGATGCCAAACGAGCTTACGAAGCCGAAATCGCCAAATATCGCCAACGCGCCGATTCCTTAAAACAAATATACGAACGGGCGCAAAAAGAATTGGAAGACCAACGCCTGATTCTTTCTGAAGGTGGTTTGAATGCGAAAACTCTCGAGATCCAACAATTAAAAAAGCAGTACGAAGATTACTTAAATGAAGTTTGGGGTAAATCCGGCAGGGCTGAAATTAAAAATCGGGAATTGATTGCCCCAATTCTCCAAAATATCCGTAATGCAGTAAAAAAGATTGCCAACCGAGATGGCTTTATGCTGATTCTGGATGCTTCTGAATCAAAGATTGTATACGCCCAGGCGGATTTAGATATCACCAGCAAGGTTTTAGATGAACTTAATAAAGAATATGCTCCTGTCTCTCCACCTACCACGCTCCAAACACCTGTTGCCATCTTTCCTATTTTTGAAGAAAACACTGAAGCCCAAGAAGAAAATATTGGAAACAGGATGCGCACGGCGATCTATGAATTATTAAAAAACGTGTCAAAAATTAGAACGATTAGCGCCGGTGAGGTTGATAATGCGATAATTAGCAGAAATATCAGTTTAACCAGCCGGATTACTGAATCGGATGTCTATGCCATTGCCCGCCAATTACAAGTTGATTATGTCATAACTGGTATTGTCAGTAAATCAGGCAAACGGGTTAATTTTACAATAATCCTTTCTGACCCACGAGCCGAAAAGATTCTTGCTCAAGAGTCCGGTGAAGCAGCAAGAGTTGAAGAAATTAAGCAAGCCCTTGCTAATCTCTGGTCTCGATTCTCAAGATATTTTAAATAA
- the lpxD gene encoding UDP-3-O-(3-hydroxymyristoyl)glucosamine N-acyltransferase, translating into MNSKSNKLPISFIAESAQIAKDVQISPFVYIGNNVKIGAKTKIQPFVAIFDNCEIGKRVVIGSGTIIGSPGFGYKKVKEKYKRIPHKGKVVIEDDVEIGQNVTIDRAKVNETRVGKGTKIDSLVHIGHNVKIGKNCIIIAQCGIAGSVRLGNNVILAGQVGIKDHTEIGDNAIIYAKSAVFKNVPKNGKYSGIPARPHNQTLKVWAKLFSSV; encoded by the coding sequence ATGAATTCCAAATCAAATAAACTACCGATATCCTTTATTGCTGAGTCAGCTCAAATCGCCAAAGATGTCCAAATTTCACCATTTGTTTATATTGGTAATAATGTTAAAATTGGTGCCAAAACTAAAATCCAACCTTTTGTTGCCATCTTTGATAACTGTGAAATTGGTAAGAGAGTAGTAATTGGTTCTGGAACTATTATCGGTAGTCCGGGATTCGGCTATAAAAAAGTAAAAGAAAAATACAAGCGCATTCCGCATAAAGGCAAAGTGGTAATTGAAGATGATGTTGAAATCGGTCAAAATGTCACAATTGACCGGGCAAAAGTTAATGAAACCCGAGTCGGCAAAGGCACAAAAATTGACAGTCTGGTTCATATCGGACATAATGTAAAGATTGGCAAGAACTGCATTATTATTGCTCAATGCGGTATTGCGGGTAGTGTTCGTTTAGGTAATAATGTAATTTTAGCCGGACAGGTTGGCATTAAAGACCATACGGAAATTGGCGACAATGCGATTATTTATGCTAAATCAGCCGTATTCAAAAATGTGCCGAAAAACGGAAAATATTCAGGAATTCCTGCCCGACCTCACAATCAAACGCTAAAAGTCTGGGCAAAATTATTTTCTTCCGTGTAA
- a CDS encoding UDP-3-O-acyl-N-acetylglucosamine deacetylase has protein sequence MQQFTIKTPQDYQGWGIIFKRQVTIRISPAPVDTGIIFNPNISANINNAFISNHFVGLKKNKHKLYFVEHFLSACFGLGVDNLYVNVLGDELPFGDGSASVYVKLIQSAGITSQNKPKKYLLVKNPVSIADKDGLFFIFPSQKLSITLLGNSSITKEKLPDEKITSIVWCQNKKNDYQNSIAPARTFGNYPDIDFLKKILPFEIITKSIPNNKKNLKRSDIVLPKRFRYTDEMLRHKMLDLIGDLALLGKVIKGKIIAFNPSHKLNHKLLKKLTNMK, from the coding sequence ATGCAACAATTTACAATTAAAACGCCCCAGGACTATCAAGGTTGGGGAATAATCTTCAAAAGACAAGTAACAATTCGAATTAGTCCTGCACCGGTTGATACCGGTATTATCTTTAACCCCAATATTTCTGCCAATATCAATAATGCCTTTATTAGCAATCATTTTGTTGGTCTTAAAAAGAATAAGCACAAATTATATTTTGTGGAACATTTTCTCTCCGCCTGTTTCGGATTAGGCGTAGATAATTTATATGTTAATGTATTAGGAGATGAACTGCCCTTTGGAGACGGTAGTGCATCAGTTTATGTGAAATTAATTCAAAGTGCCGGGATAACCAGCCAAAATAAACCCAAAAAATATCTCTTAGTTAAAAATCCCGTCTCTATTGCGGATAAAGACGGGTTATTTTTCATCTTCCCCTCGCAGAAATTATCAATTACTCTTTTGGGTAATTCGTCAATTACTAAAGAAAAATTACCCGATGAGAAGATTACAAGCATCGTCTGGTGTCAAAACAAGAAAAACGATTACCAAAACTCAATTGCACCCGCCCGGACTTTTGGTAATTATCCTGACATTGATTTCTTAAAAAAGATTCTGCCTTTTGAAATTATTACAAAATCGATACCTAATAATAAGAAAAATCTCAAAAGGTCAGATATTGTCTTGCCCAAGAGATTTCGTTATACTGACGAGATGTTAAGACATAAGATGTTAGATTTAATTGGCGATTTGGCACTATTAGGCAAAGTGATAAAAGGTAAAATCATTGCCTTCAATCCTTCGCATAAATTAAACCATAAGTTGCTTAAAAAACTAACCAATATGAAATGA
- the fabZ gene encoding 3-hydroxyacyl-ACP dehydratase FabZ has product MMEIYDIKKILPHRYPFLFIDRVIEITDKKIECIKNVTIDEPFFQGHFPDYPLMPGVLMIEAMAQAAGIVLIKLFPEDFASGNGVPLFLGIEKARFRKMVRPGDTLKIICEIVSLKGSIAKAQGKILVGEDVVCEGELLLGFSK; this is encoded by the coding sequence ATTATGGAAATATACGACATTAAAAAAATTCTACCCCACCGATATCCGTTTCTTTTTATTGACCGAGTAATCGAAATTACGGATAAGAAGATTGAATGTATTAAGAATGTCACGATTGACGAACCGTTTTTCCAAGGTCATTTTCCTGATTATCCACTAATGCCTGGAGTGTTAATGATTGAAGCAATGGCGCAAGCCGCAGGTATTGTCTTGATAAAACTCTTTCCGGAAGATTTTGCCTCAGGAAATGGTGTGCCGCTCTTTTTAGGCATTGAAAAAGCCCGCTTCCGAAAAATGGTGCGTCCTGGAGATACGCTAAAAATCATTTGTGAAATAGTCTCCTTAAAAGGTTCAATCGCTAAAGCCCAAGGTAAGATTTTGGTTGGCGAAGATGTTGTCTGTGAAGGCGAACTGCTCTTAGGCTTCAGCAAATAG
- the lpxA gene encoding acyl-ACP--UDP-N-acetylglucosamine O-acyltransferase → MSRSIFSSKILKHHIESTNLKASNLISPKATIAKDCKISPYVVIKDNVAVGKGCIIKPYVIVMDNTQIGEGCIINSFSVIMNNAQIGKKCKISPYTIIRDNVKIGNNCIIGSGTVIGSEPFDVNYYGEPSYVEIGDNNTIREFVTISRATGKYNKTLIGNNNLLGAYVHIGHNVIIKNNTVITNFTQIGGYCEIDDYANIGGMSGIHQFCRVGKYAMVGACSYLTKDLPPYLIGQGNPFKVLGVNTVGLKRNRFSSKQISNIKKAYKIIYRSQYCLSDAIKIIKDTLPPEEIIKILLDFIRMSKRGIALKEETLRKTDGTKHD, encoded by the coding sequence ATGAGCCGAAGTATTTTCTCATCTAAAATTTTGAAACACCACATCGAGTCGACTAACCTTAAAGCAAGTAATCTTATTAGTCCGAAAGCCACAATTGCTAAAGATTGTAAAATTAGTCCGTATGTTGTTATAAAGGATAATGTTGCGGTTGGCAAAGGTTGCATAATTAAACCCTATGTAATTGTTATGGATAATACCCAAATCGGCGAAGGATGTATAATTAATTCTTTCTCCGTGATTATGAATAATGCTCAAATCGGAAAAAAATGTAAAATCAGTCCTTACACCATAATTAGAGATAATGTCAAAATTGGCAATAACTGTATCATTGGCTCAGGAACAGTAATCGGTTCAGAACCATTCGATGTTAATTATTATGGTGAGCCCAGTTATGTTGAAATTGGCGATAATAATACAATCAGGGAATTTGTTACTATCTCAAGAGCGACTGGTAAATATAATAAAACCCTTATAGGTAATAATAATCTTTTAGGTGCTTATGTCCATATCGGTCATAATGTGATAATCAAAAATAACACGGTCATTACTAATTTTACCCAGATTGGTGGTTATTGTGAAATTGACGATTATGCCAATATTGGTGGAATGAGTGGTATTCATCAATTCTGTCGGGTCGGGAAATATGCTATGGTCGGTGCTTGTTCTTATCTGACAAAAGATTTACCGCCATATCTTATTGGCCAAGGTAATCCATTTAAGGTTTTGGGTGTGAATACTGTCGGATTAAAGCGCAATCGGTTCAGTTCCAAACAAATTAGTAATATTAAAAAGGCATATAAAATTATCTATCGTTCACAATATTGTCTCAGCGATGCGATAAAGATAATTAAAGATACTTTACCTCCTGAAGAGATAATTAAAATCTTGTTAGATTTTATTAGAATGAGTAAGCGGGGTATAGCACTTAAAGAAGAGACTTTGAGAAAAACAGATGGCACCAAACACGATTAA